From the genome of Amycolatopsis sp. NBC_01488, one region includes:
- the pyrF gene encoding orotidine-5'-phosphate decarboxylase, with protein MSTRERFGARLAKAVASRGPLCAGIDPHPGLLEAWGLPVDASGLERFALSATEVLAARTAIVKPQSAFFESFGAAGVRVLERVVETAREAGALVLLDVKRGDIGSTMAAYTAAYVADGAAVAADAITVSPYLGFGSVAPCAETAASAGRGIFVLARTSNPEAAAVQNAKLPDGRTVAQSIVDSAAALNASSEPLGDVGVVVGATVSPGELDLSRLNGPVLAPGFGAQGATVADLRALFGTAAGTGLPGVLPASSRDILRHGPEQAALRQAVERVAELLADPQENGQ; from the coding sequence GTGAGCACGCGGGAGCGGTTCGGGGCGCGGCTGGCGAAGGCCGTCGCGTCCCGGGGCCCCCTGTGCGCCGGGATCGACCCCCACCCGGGCCTCCTCGAGGCCTGGGGGCTCCCGGTGGACGCTTCGGGCCTGGAGCGGTTCGCGCTGTCCGCCACGGAGGTCCTGGCGGCGCGCACGGCGATCGTGAAGCCGCAATCGGCGTTCTTCGAAAGTTTCGGCGCGGCCGGCGTCCGCGTGCTGGAGCGGGTCGTCGAGACGGCCCGTGAGGCGGGCGCGCTGGTGCTGCTGGACGTCAAGCGCGGCGACATCGGCTCGACGATGGCGGCGTACACGGCGGCGTACGTGGCCGACGGGGCGGCGGTCGCGGCCGACGCGATCACCGTTTCGCCGTACCTCGGGTTCGGCTCGGTGGCCCCGTGCGCCGAAACGGCCGCCTCGGCGGGGCGTGGCATCTTCGTGCTTGCCCGGACTTCGAACCCCGAAGCGGCCGCCGTGCAGAACGCGAAGCTGCCCGACGGCCGCACGGTGGCGCAGTCGATCGTCGATTCCGCGGCGGCGCTCAACGCATCCTCGGAACCGCTCGGCGATGTGGGGGTCGTGGTCGGGGCCACCGTCTCGCCGGGGGAACTCGATCTCTCGCGGCTGAACGGACCGGTGCTGGCGCCCGGCTTCGGGGCCCAGGGAGCGACTGTGGCCGATTTGAGGGCCCTCTTCGGTACTGCTGCCGGTACCGGTCTGCCCGGCGTGCTGCCCGCGTCGTCCCGGGACATCCTGCGCCACGGTCCGGAGCAAGCGGCTTTGCGCCAAGCGGTCGAACGGGTCGCCGAACTGCTGGCCGACCCGCAGGAAAACGGCCAATAG